A DNA window from Naumovozyma dairenensis CBS 421 chromosome 10, complete genome contains the following coding sequences:
- the NDAI0J02530 gene encoding coiled-coil-helix-coiled-coil-helix domain-containing protein (similar to Saccharomyces cerevisiae MIA40 (YKL195W); ancestral locus Anc_4.302) encodes MYRSIISKRATAAVGASSFFSSSSTITTSRVLPQAYHLSATSLSPVSHTTKLSYSTKKTSTTSPPPPPPKVKGSATNPIVPPPKIPTHSSTSGSSSSSSSSSSSYTGDASKDNKIGLGLGILAAATAIYFVTNPSKKKKKKKEVKQQEAVDAPKNETVQERQQKDLDSSSDDSSAEVQGQEQDTASFMEDSADSTNDSPTNDTEEKEKEDDDEQKEQAREDVTKKEEVAQGNDDDHNGILSTMDESKGLSTKGEKIQKMENDEMSKKEEEMKKESAYDPETGEINWDCPCLGGMAHGPCGEEFKAAFSCFIYSNAEPKGIDCVDKFQHMQDCFRKYPEHYAEQIKEEDEASAAIDKESGSGETTIEEEKDMASLASNTDKSKNESSDSTESFEIIDNKKDESEENATK; translated from the coding sequence ATGTATCGTTCAATTATTAGCAAGAGAGCGACAGCAGCAGTAGGGGCTTCATCCTTCTTCTCATCCTCATCAACGATCACAACAAGTAGAGTACTACCACAGGCATACCACTTATCCGCTACTTCTTTATCTCCTGTATCACATACTACAAAACTATCGTACTCTACAAAGAAAACCTCTACTACATCccctcctcctcctcctccaAAGGTTAAAGGATCCGCAACAAATCCAATCGTCCCTCCACCTAAGATCCCAACTCATTCTTCAACATCTggttcttcttcctcttcctcttcttcctcGTCATCATACACAGGCGACGCttcaaaagataataagATAGGTTTAGGTCTAGGGATCCtagcagcagcaacagcTATCTATTTCGTAACAAATCCTtccaagaaaaagaagaagaagaaggaagtTAAACAACAAGAAGCAGTGGATGCTCCGAAGAATGAGACTGTTCAAGAACGTCAACAGAAGGATTtagattcttcttcagatGATTCTAGTGCTGAAGTGCAAGGACAAGAACAAGATACTGCTTCGTTTATGGAAGATAGCGCTGATTCTACTAATGACAGTCCTACCAACGATACCGAagagaaggaaaaagaagatgatgacgaaCAAAAAGAACAAGCAAGGGAAGATGTGActaaaaaagaagaagtagCACAAGGCAACGATGACGACCACAATGGCATTCTAAGTACAATGGATGAAAGCAAGGGTTTGAGTACCAAAGGTGAGAAGATCCAAAAGatggaaaatgatgaaatgtCCAAAAAGGAggaagaaatgaaaaaggAAAGTGCATATGATCCAGAAACTGGTGAAATTAATTGGGATTGTCCTTGTTTAGGTGGTATGGCTCATGGTCCATGTGgtgaagaatttaaagCTGCCTTCTCTTGTTtcatatattcaaatgCAGAACCTAAGGGAATTGATTGTGTAGATAAATTCCAGCATATGCAAGATTGTTTCAGAAAATATCCTGAACATTATGCCGAACAAATtaaagaggaagatgaagCATCTGCTGCTATCGATAAAGAATCAGGTTCAGGAGAAACTACAATCGAGGAAGAGAAAGATATGGCTTCTTTGGCTTCAAACACTGATAAATCTAAAAATGAATCATCAGATTCAACAGAATCATTCGAAATAATTGACAATAAGAAAGATGAATCGGAAGAGAACGCGACTAAGTAA